One region of Flavobacterium sp. GSB-24 genomic DNA includes:
- a CDS encoding GSCFA domain-containing protein has product MQFRTQIPILKSNQPIDYNSKLLSIGSCFAENMAEKFDYFKFQNETNPFGIIFNPVSIEKLFKRVCHQELFGEKDVFFHNERWHSFDVHSDLSNADRQELLESLNKAVTETYKQLKEATHIIITFGTSWIYRNVESEEVVANCHKVPQKQFSKELLSVDVIQKSIQSTIELIHTVNPEINFIFTISPVRHTKDGFVENQLSKSHLFTALHNVLKIDNSQLTIHHYFPSYEIMMDELRDYRFYSEDMLHPNQIAIDYIWKLFSENYISQESFALMQEVDEIQKSLRHRSFNPESEQHQKFLAKLQQKIIAIGDKLPHIKFKL; this is encoded by the coding sequence ATGCAATTCAGAACCCAAATTCCAATTTTAAAAAGTAATCAACCAATCGATTATAATTCGAAATTACTTTCTATTGGTTCTTGTTTTGCAGAAAATATGGCGGAGAAATTCGATTACTTCAAATTTCAAAATGAAACAAATCCTTTTGGAATTATATTTAATCCTGTTTCAATTGAGAAACTATTTAAAAGAGTTTGCCATCAGGAACTTTTCGGAGAAAAAGATGTTTTCTTTCATAACGAACGCTGGCATAGTTTTGATGTTCATTCTGATTTAAGTAATGCTGATAGACAAGAACTTCTTGAAAGCCTAAATAAAGCGGTTACAGAAACGTACAAACAGCTAAAAGAAGCGACGCACATTATTATAACTTTTGGAACTTCTTGGATTTACAGAAATGTAGAAAGTGAAGAAGTAGTTGCTAATTGTCATAAAGTCCCTCAAAAGCAATTTTCAAAAGAACTATTATCTGTTGATGTAATTCAAAAAAGTATTCAAAGTACAATTGAGTTAATTCATACTGTAAATCCAGAGATAAATTTCATTTTTACGATTTCTCCAGTTCGTCATACAAAAGACGGTTTCGTAGAAAACCAGTTAAGTAAATCACATTTATTTACAGCGCTTCACAACGTTTTAAAAATTGACAATTCACAATTGACAATTCATCATTATTTCCCGTCTTACGAAATAATGATGGATGAACTTCGCGATTATCGTTTTTATTCAGAAGATATGCTTCATCCTAATCAAATAGCTATAGATTATATCTGGAAGCTTTTCAGCGAAAATTATATTTCGCAAGAGAGTTTTGCGCTAATGCAGGAAGTAGACGAAATTCAGAAAAGTCTGCGCCACAGAAGCTTCAATCCAGAATCTGAACAGCATCAAAAATTCCTGGCAAAATTACAACAGAAAATAATTGCAATAGGAGATAAACTGCCTCATATAAAATTTAAATTATAA